A window of Hippoglossus stenolepis isolate QCI-W04-F060 chromosome 16, HSTE1.2, whole genome shotgun sequence contains these coding sequences:
- the nfil3-2 gene encoding nuclear factor, interleukin 3 regulated, member 2, translated as MENLNSALKNSAENLNCLDTFSGYEDSLPSESPSRLGRHIKPKSSMSCRRKREFISDEKKDASYWEKRRKNNEAAKRSREKRRLNDMVLENRVIALNDENVRLKTELLQLKLRFGIISTASYIEKSQQIGGGNNTGTGGSSSSSSNQYYSSGYSSGSQMMMTSDSSETEQSGRSESHRQLVKYSPRGSLSDMSDSSSRDSPEPLPFEIKQEGDRLEMDIANGTTTQIMFNIHRGLASVPTHHQIQQHSQELEAAYHSQQQHLQQQEPVAAISTVSQAAPHPPAAQRSVILYGSSSASYPVDTDVLPAQKQSSSPGFVSRLPQSSTETLAEVTKQLERKTLDSPSYEFSDSRNEAAERQMYRVCQLPQQHQQESDSSAELLHQHIEGVNQSHLYHHLQQPQNSYLSAQDEEPPVLTYEGGPRDEAYYQGPSSKDTSSSDGDPRSSDKEASTDDDESPSSSCSDTGSYHNQHLTSLHRPASPLPSSHGCSQAQGRDPHGEVKGTALPHKLRLKHRAMSTGSGHCSGQESPTTPPSATPPPLPQHPYFSLTTPQDITRESAGGVCKQAGEKESGTKEASGRRNKRRD; from the coding sequence ATGGAAAATCTGAATTCAGCACTCAAGAACTCAGCGGAGAACCTCAACTGCCTTGACACCTTCAGTGGTTATGAGGATTCACTTCCCTCTGAATCTCCATCTCGCCTCGGGCGCCATATAAAACCCAAATCCAGCATGAGCTGCAGGCGAAAGCGTGAGTTCATTTCTGACGAGAAGAAGGACGCCTCCTACTGGGAGAAACGTCGCAAGAACAATGAGGCGGCCAAGCGTTCCAGGGAGAAGCGGCGTCTCAATGATATGGTTTTGGAGAACCGTGTCATTGCACTGAACGATGAGAATGTGCGGCTCAAGACAGAACTGCTCCAGTTGAAGCTGCGCTTTGGCATCATAAGCACAGCCTCGTATATTGAGAAGAGCCAGCAGATCGGTGGGGGCAACAACACAGGAACCGGAggctcatcctcctcctcctctaatcAGTACTACTCCAGTGGTTACTCCAGCGGCTCTCAGATGATGATGACGTCAGATTCCTCCGAAACAGAGCAGTCAGGGCGCAGCGAGAGCCACAGGCAGCTGGTGAAATACTCCCCACGTGGATCCCTGTCCGACATGTCAGACAGCTCCTCCAGGGACAGCCCCGAGCCGCTCCCCTTCGAGATCAAACAGGAAGGGGACAGGCTGGAGATGGACATTGCCAATGGCACCACAACCCAGATCATGTTCAACATCCACCGCGGCCTGGCCTCTGTACCCACTCACCACCAGATCCAGCAGCATTctcaggagctggaggctgcgTATCACAGCCAACAGCAGCACCTTCAGCAGCAGGAGCCTGTTGCTGCCATCAGCACTGTGAGCCAGGCAGCCCCTCACCCGCCTGCTGCCCAGAGGAGCGTCATCCTGTACGGCTCCAGCAGCGCCTCCTACCCTGTGGACACTGATGTGCTGCCAGCgcagaagcagagcagcagcccGGGGTTTGTCAGTCGACTGCCCCAGAGCTCCACAGAGACCCTGGCAGAAGTGACGAAGCAGCTCGAGAGGAAGACATTGGACTCCCCTTCATACGAGTTCTCAGACAGCCGCAACgaggctgcagagagacagatgtaTCGAGTTTGCCAACTTccccagcagcaccagcaggagAGCGATTCGTCTGCCGAGCTCCTCCACCAACACATCGAGGGGGTCAACCAATCCCACCTGTACCACCATCTCCAGCAGCCTCAAAATTCATACCTCAGTGCCCAGGACGAGGAGCCGCCTGTGCTCACCTACGAAGGTGGGCCCAGGGATGAGGCCTACTACCAAGGCCCCTCCAGCAAGGACACTTCATCCAGTGATGGAGATCCCCGGAGCTCTGACAAAGAGGCCTCCACGGATGACGACGAGtccccctcctcatcctgcTCAGACACGGGCAGCTACCACAACCAACACCTTACCAGCCTCCACCGGCCTGCCTCACCTTTGCCATCCTCCCATGGCTGCTCTCAGGCCCAGGGCCGGGATCCGCACGGGGAGGTGAAGGGCACGGCGCTGCCCCACAAACTCAGACTCAAACACCGGGCGATGAGCACCGGGAGCGGACACTGCTCTGGCCAGGAGTCCCCGACCACGCCTCCCTCTGCCACGCCACCTCCCCTGCCCCAGCATCCCTACTTCTCCCTCACTACACCACAGGACATTACGCGAGAGAGCGCAGGTGGCGTCTGTAAGCAGGCGGGGGAGAAGGAGAGCGGGACAAAGGAGGCGAGTGGACGACGAAACAAGAGACGAGATTAA